GGCCGGGGCGCGATCGCGCCCCGGCCGGCGAGCCAGCACCGGCCAGACGCTCATGAGGTGGTTGACGGCACGGATGATGAGGTTCAAGGCCCCCCCTGTGGGGATTCTACCCCGCGCCTGGCGGTTTGACAAATGAGGGGGACGATTGGTATGGTGGGGGCTCGCCCCATCATTGATTTATAGCGGAGTTCGGCTCTTCGCATGCATCCCAAGGCGCTGGCTCACCATCAGGAAGGCCTTGCTTTCCAAGAGCAAGGCGACCTCGGCGCGGCCAAGGCGGCCTTCCTCGAGGCGCTCTCCCTCGACGCGCGCCTGAGCGAGGCGCGGCTCGGGCTCGCCGAGGTGCTCACCGGCACCGGCGACCTGGTGGGGGCGGCGGACGCCTGCAAGACCCTGCTCTCCAACCAGCCCAACCACGTCAAGGCCTCCTTCCTGTGCGGGGTGCTGCTCACCAAGCTCAAGCAGTACGCCGAGGCCGCGCCCCACCTGCAACGGGTGCTGTTCCTCGAGCCCGGGCACCTGGGCGCGCTGCGCGCGCTCTCCAGCCTCTACCGCGACGCGGGCGACGTGGCGCTCGAGGCCGAGATGCTCGCCCGGCTCTGCGCGAGCCTTCCCAAGGACGCCGCCCTGCGCTTCGACCTCGCCGATCGGCTGGTCAAGCTCGGCAAGGTGGCCGAGGCCGTCGCGCCCCTGCGCGACGCGCTGGCCATGCAGCCGGGACACCTTCCGGGGTACCTGCTGCTCGCGGGGATCGAGGGCAGGCTCGGCCGCGGCGAGGAGGCCTGGAAGATCCTCCAGTCAGTGGCGGGCCGCTCCCCCGAGGCCCCGGGCCTGCGCGAGTCGCTCCTCGCCCTTTGCCGCTCCCAGGCGGCCTCGGCCGCTCAGGGCAACCGTGCTGCCGAGGCGAGCCACTGGTGGGAGCGCCTGCTGGCAATCTCCCCTGACGACCCCGAGGCCCTGGCGCACCTGGAGCGCCTCTACACCACCACCAGCCGCATGGGGGACCTGGTGCGCCTGCTGGAGGGCTTCGCCCACCAGAACCCCACCGACTCGGCGGCCGTCACCCGGCTCGCCGAGGCCCTCTTCTCCCTGGGCCGCAAGCGCGACGCGCTCACCCTGTTCAAGGAGGCCCTCAAGCGCAACCCCGAGGACGAGCGCCTGCGCACCCGGGCGTTGGACGCGGCCATGGAGCTCGGGGACGCCTCGGAGGCCCGCACCCTGACCCTGATGGGGCGCGACCCCTCGATCCTGCCCGCCGCCGAGCGCCTCCGCTTCGCCAAGGCCAAGGCCATGGAGGGGCAGCGCGAAGAGGCCTGGGTCCTCTTCGAGGGCCTGCTCGAGGACCCCGATCACGGCCCGGAGGCGCGGGCCCTCGGGCGAAACCTGGCCGTGCGCCAGGCCGAGGACCACCTCGACAACCCGGTCCTCGCGCTCAAGTGGTCCGAGCGCGCCCTGTCGTGCAACCCGACCGACGAGAGCGTCGCACGCCAGGCGGCCCTCCTCTACCGGCAGCTGCAGCGCGGCGCCGACGCGGTGCGGGTGCTGCGCGTGCTGCCCAACCGCTACAAGGACCACGAGCTGCTGCGCGAGCTGGCCGCGGCCTGCGACGTGGCGGACCTGCACGAGGAGGGGCACGAGGCCTACACCGCCCTGGCGGCGCGCGAGGGCGACAGCCCCGAGCTGATCCTGCGCCTGGTCGGGCACTCCGTGGGCGCCAAGAAGCTGGAGCGCGCCTGGAGCGAGTGCGATCGCCTCCAGCGCCTGGATCCCTCCTTCTCCAAGCTCCGGCCGACCCAGGCGCGGGTCGCCGCCCTCATCGCCCAGGACTTCGAGGACAAGGGCCAGTACGCCTCGGCGGTCGAGTGGTGGAAGCGCCACATGGCCCTCGAGCCCGACTCGCCCCACCGCAAGCGCCTCGCCGAGGCGCAGATCGCCATCGGCGACCTGAACGCCGCCGTCCTCACCTACCGCGCGTGGTTCCGCCGCCACCCCACCGACCTGGAGGTGGCCCTCTGGCTGGGCCGCAACGAGCTGGAAGAGGGGCTCTACTCGGAGGCGCGGGAGTACTTCGAGGCGGTCCTCGAGCTGAGGCCCAACAACCTGGAGGCCATGCAGGGCCTCGCCAAGGTCGCCACCGGCGAAGGCAGCGACGACGAGGCCCTGCGCCTCTTCAACCGGATCCTCGCCCTCGAGAAGGACCACCTGCCCGCCACCATCGGGCTGATCGAGCAGGCTCTGCGATCCGGCGACCTCCAGAAGGCCCGCGAGGTCCTCGAGCGCCTCCTGGCCCAGAACCCCGACCACCCCGAGGCCCGCCGCGCCGGGGTCGCGGTCTACAAGGGCCTCGCCGGCTTCGCCGCGGGCTCGGAGGCCAAGGGGCACTGGGAGGCGGTTCTCGCCCTCGATCCCGAGGACCCCGACGCCCTCAAGGCCCTCGCCCGCGCGATCACCCAGCGCCCCGACGCCCCGCCTGCCATGGTCGCCCAGGCCTACTCGGAGGTCCTGGCGCACGCGCCGGACGACCCCGACGCCCAGGCCTACCTCGCGCGCCAGGCCTTCGAGAGGGGCGAGCGGGGCGAGGCCAAGCGCCTGCTCGCTCCTTCGGCCGTGCGCGAGACTCCCGCTGGCCGCCTGCTCTGTGCCGAGATCGCCCACGACGAGCGCAGGGACTCCGAGGCCTGGGACCTCTTGCGCGCGCTGGACCCCGAGACCGCCAACAGCCCGCGTGCCCGCACCCTCTTCGGCGACGTCGCGCGCCGCCTGGCCCAGACCCAGCCGGGTCCCGAGGCCATCGCGCTGTACCGCGAGCTCTTGCGGCACGACCCCGACGACCTCGAGGCCTACCACTCGCTCGCCGATCGCCTCGCCGAGGCGGGCGACACGAGCGAGGCCGTCTCGTGGCTGAAGAAGCTGCTCCTGCGCGATCCTTCCGACCCGCGCGCGACCCTCAAGGCGGCCGCCCTCCATTCGCAGCGCGGGGCCTCCGACGAGGCGCTGCGCCTGCTTTTGCCCCTCGTCGCCGAGGGGAATGCCGATGCCCTCGCGGCCAGCGCCGGGATCCACCTCGAGGCGGGCGATCGCGCCCAGGCGCGCGAAGCCTACGAGCGGATCCTCTCGATCGCCCCGCAGGACCGATCCGCCCGCAAGGCCCTGGCCGAGCTGGCCGCCCAGGAGGCCGACGGCCCGCTCGCCTGGAGCCACCTGCGCGCGCTTATCGAGGCGTTCCCCCAGGACGCCGGGCTGCGCTCGGAAGGCGAGCGACTGCTTCAAGGGCTGGTGGATCGGCTGGATCCCCGAGAGGCGATCGCCTGGTACGAGGAGGTCAACGCCGTCCTGGGCGAGTCGATCGAGGTGAGCGTCACCTACGCCGGCCTGCTGCGCCGGGTCGGGGAGGCACGGCAGGCCGCCGAGGTGCTCGAGGGAGTCCTCGAAAGGGCTCCCTACCGGCGCGACGTGGCCATGGAGCTTGGCGAGCACCACCTGGCCGAAGGCCGGCTCGACCGCGCCCGGGCCGCGTACGGCATCGCCGCCCAGAGCGGGGATCCCGCGGCCCTGCGCGCGCTCGGTGCCATCTCGCGGCAGGAGGGCGACCTGCCCCAGGCGACGGCCTGGCTCGAGAAGGCCCTCCTGCAGGTGCCAGACGACCCTGCCCTGGCCATGGAGGTCGCCGAGACCGCGTGCGAGGCGGGCGACGCGCGAAAGGCCCGCGAGCAGCTCGAGAAGGTCCTTTCCCACCAGCCGGATCACCCGCGCGCCCGCACCCTCCTGGCCATGGCCCGACGCGAGATCGCGCGCTCGGCCACAGGGCAAGAGGCGCTCGAGGCATGGAGCGCGCTGTCGAAGGCGGATCCCGCCGACGCCGAGGCCCACCGCGAGACCCTGCGCGCCGCCGAGCAGCTCGGCGACGAGGCCGCCGCCGAGCTGGCCCTCGAGCGCCTCGTCGCGGCCGACCCCCAGGACGCCGAGCGCGCCTTTTCGCTGGCCGCTCGCCACCACGCGAATAGCCGGTTCGACGAGGCCCGCGCCCTCTTCGCGCGCGCCGCAGAGGCGGGCATTCTCGAGGCCCACTGGTACCTGGCGGACCTGGCCGTGCGCGCGGGGATGCCCGACGAGGCCCGCGCCCAGCTCGAGCGCTACGGCCAGAGCGACTCGCGCGCCCTCGAGACGCGCGCGGCCATCGCCCGGGCCGAGGGGGACGCCGAGGGCGAGTGGCAGGCGCTGTTCGATAGGCAAGCCCCCGACCGGCGCGAGCGCCTCCTCGCCCTGGTCCGCCGCCTGCTCACGCGCACGCCGCCCGCCGAGGCCATCCAGTGGGCGGCGCGCGGCTTCGCGCTCACCCCGCTGCCGGGCGAGCTGAGCGCGCAGGCGGTCGCAGCCCTCGGCTTCTTCCACCAGAGCCAGGGCCGCCACCGCGAGGCCCTCGCCGCCTTCGAGTGGGCGGCTGCCGCCGGCGAGAGCGCCGCCATGGCCGCCCTTGCGCGGCGTGCGGTCCAGGAGAAGGACCTGGATCGCGCGGCGGCCTGGCTCTCGCGCGCGGTGGACCTGCGGCCCGACGACGAGCGCCTGAGCCTCGAGCTCGCCGAGCTCCACCTGCAGCGGAACGATCCCAACGCGGCCCTCTCGGTGCTGGAGGGCTTCCTCTCGCTCCACCCGGAGCACGCCTCGGCCCAGGCCCTCTGGGAGCGCTCCGCGCGCGAAGGCCGCCCCGAGGCCCTCCTGGCGGCGGCCGAGACGCACCTGAGCGCGGGGCGAGGGGCGCTGTGCGCGCGCCTGCTGGACCTCTACTGCGACGCCGTACCGGCGCAGGCCACGGGCCAGCGGGTGCTCACGGCCCGCTACGGCCTTTCGCGCCTCGCGGGGGATCGCCAGGACCAGTGGGAGGCCCTCGAGGCCCTCGCGCCGCTGCTTGCGCCGCACGACGCGCCGACCCTTCGCATGATCCGGCTCGGCCTGTGCTGGAGCGAGCTGGTCGACGAGAACTTCGAGCCCTGGCTCGATCGCGCCCGGGCCCTGGACCCGGCCGAGGAGGAGCTGCCCGCCGCCGCCCACCTCATGATCGGCGAGCTGTCCCTCCTGACGGACCGACGCGACGAGGCCCGCATGGCCTTCCTGGCCGCGGCCGGCCAGGGAGAGGGCCGCGCCTTCGCGGCATTGGCCCGCATGGCCGAGGAGGACGGCGACGTCGTCGAGGCCCGCGTCTGGTACCGCAAGGCACGCAAGCTGCTCAACGAGGACCCGTCGCTCGTCATCGCCCACGCCAAGAGCCTCGCCGAATCGGGCGAGCTGCGCGAGGCCAACGCCCAGCTCGACGACCTGCTCGACGACCACCCGGCCCTCGCCCCCGCCCTGCTCCTCCAGATCGAGATCGTGCGCAGCCTCGCCTACGAGACCGACGGCGAGGAGGCCCTCGGCTGGTACTCCAAGCTCGCGCGGCTCGCCCCCGACGACGCGGTTTCGCTCAGGCAGGTGGTGCGCCTGGCGACTCTGCTGGACCGGCAGGGCCAGGTGGTCGAGGCCCTCGAGCAGCTGGTCTCGGTGGATCCCCAGGACGCCGTCAGCGCGCTCGCCCTCGGCCTGCACCGCCTGGCCGAGGGCGAGGCGCTCGACGCGCGCGAGCTGCTCGCGCGCGCCTCCGAGGCCGACCTGCCCGAGGCCCACCTGCCGCTCGCCGAGCTGTACCTGGAGGAGGGCGACGCCGAGGGTGCCGCCAGGTGCCTCGAAGCCGACGCCCGCCACGCCCCCGAGAGCCCCCGGCGCCTGCGGGCCGAGCTCGCGCTGGCGCGCACGACCCGGGACCCGGATCGCTACTGGAACACCCTCGAAGCCCTCGCCGCCGAGGATCCCGCGCGCTGGGACGAGGCCCGGCGCGAGGCCGAGGCCGCGCTCGAGCAGGCCCCCGACGACGCGCTCGCCCTGCGCACCCTCTCGCGCCTGGCGCGCCGCGAGGGCCAAGCCGCAGAGGCCCTCGCGGCCCTCGAGTGCTACCTGGCCGAGCAGCCGCTCGATGCGACGGCTCGCCTGGATCGCGCCGAGCTGCTCGAGGCCCTCGACCGGCGAGGCGAGGCCTACGCCGCGCTCGAGGGCCTCGATCCCGCCCAGCCCGGGGCCGCCGAGCTCGAGCAGCGCCTGGCGCGGGCCCAGGGGCGCACGGCCCAAGCCGAGGACAGGCAGGCGGAGGCCTACGGCTGGTGGCGCAGGGTGCTCGCGCTGGCGCCGGACGACCGAGAGGCCATGCGGGCGATCGCCGATCTGCTGGGGGCGATGGGCCGGTCCTCGGAGGCGCTGCCCATGCTCTTCGGGCTCGCCAAGGACGCGAGCGACCCCGTCGACCCCCAGCGCCTCGCCGAGGCCCTCCTGGCGCAGCGCCGCACCGTCGAGGCCCGCGCCATCCTTCAATCGCTGGTGCGGGAGTGGGACCACATGCCCGCCTGGTCGGCGCTCTGCGAGCTCTCGCTCGAGCTGGGCGAGCTCGACGAGGCCTGGCAAGCCGCCGAGCGCCTGCTCCTAGACCGCGCCCCCGGGGCGGATGCCCTCGCCCTGCGGGTGCTCGGCGCCAAGGCCCGCGCCCTCGATCCGGCCGCGACCCCCGAGGCGGCCGCGAGCGCCTGGCAGGCAGTCCTCGAGCGGCAACCCGCCGACCCCGAGGCCCGCTTCGGGCTCGCGCGCGCGCTTGCCGCCTCGTCCCGGACCCGCGAGGCCATCGCGCTGCTCGAGGGGCTACTCGCCGAGGGGCAGGGCACCGGCCGCCTCAAGGCGCTTCTGGCCGAATGCTGCACGGCGGTGGGCGATGCCAAGCGAGCCGAGGCCCTCTACGCCGAGCTGCTCGACGCCCATCCCGACAACCCCACCGCCCTGATGGCGCTGGCGCGCGCCGCCCAGGCCCGCGGCGAGTTCGTGGAGGCTGCGACCTACTGCGAGCGGGTGCTCGCGCAGGCCCCGGACGAGGAGTCGCCTCGCGCCCGGGTGCTGCTCGCCTACTGCGCCCGGCAGCTGGCCGAAGCCGCCCGCCTGCGCCGGGACTTCGAGGAGGCCTTCCTCTTCGAGGAGGTGCTCTCGGCGCACCAGGCGCCCTCGCTCGACCTGCTGCGCTTCTCGGCGGAACTCGCCCGCGACGCCGGCTACCTCGCCACTGCCGCCTGGCGGTACCGCAGGCTCCTGCTCGCGTACCCCGACGCCCTCGAGGAGGCCCTGCAGCTCGCGCGGTGCTACCCGACGCCCGACGAGGGCCGCGCGGCCCTCGAGGCCCTCTGGGGCGAGCGCCAAGTCGTCGCGGCGGCTCACGCCCTCGCCATGGAGGCGCGCGACCAGGGCGAGGCCGAGCGCGCCATCGCCTGGTGGGATCGCGCCCTGTCGATCGCCCCCGAGCACCCGGTCTTCTTGCGCCGCGCGGCAGACCTGTGCCGGCGCGAGGAGCGAGCGGCCGAGGCCTGCGCCTACTACCGGCGCCTGTCGGCGGTCGTAGGCGACGACCCTGCCCTGCTCAAGACCTGGGGGGCGGTGGCGCTCCTAGGCGAACGCTGGGCCGACGCCCAGGAGCCCTTCCTGCGCCTTGCGAACGACCACGCGGACCGCGAGGCGGCCTGCACCCTCTCGCTGATCGCCGCGAGGACCGGCGACCACCAGGGTGCCTGGGACTGGGCCCAGCGCGTGCTCGAGCTCGGCGAGCACCCTCAGGCCGAGGCGCTGGCCGAAGAGGCCGCCCGCGCCCTTGCCGAGGAGGCGAGCGATCCCCAAGCGGCCGTCGCCTGGCGCCTCAAGGTCCTCGAGCTCGCCCCCGCGGACGTGGAGGGCTGGCTTTCGCTGGGCAGGGCCCGGGTGGCCGCAGGCGACCTCGAGGCCGCGCTCGAGACCTTCTGGCACGCCCACGAGCTTGCGCCCTACGAGGTCGGCCCGCTGCTCGAGCGGGCCGCGACCCTGCGCCGGATGGGCGATCCGGCCAGCGCCAAGGCCGCCTACGCCGAGGTGCTCGCCGAGGATCCGCGGCACGCCCCCTCCCTCTTCGCCCTGGCCGAGATGGCGTGGGAAGAGGACGACGTCCAGACCGTCTGGGAGCTCGGGCAACAGCTCCTGGCCCTGGACAACCGTGACCCCTCGGCCATGTCCCTCATCGGACGCTGCGCGCGCCGGCTCGCGGGCGAGGCGACCGACGCCCAGGACTGGGAAAACGCCATCCTCTACTGGGAGCTGCTGCTCTCCTTCACCCACGACGAGGCGGACGCCCTCGAGAACCTCGGCGAGGCCTACGTCCAGGCGGGCCGCTTCGCCGAGGCGGTCGGCATCCACCGCGAGCTGGTGCGCCTGTCCCCCGAGGACCTGAGCGTCAAGTACCGCCACGGCGAGATCGCGGCCATGGGCGGCTTCTGGGACGAGGCCCGGCAGTGCTTCGCCGAGCTACTTTCCACGGACCCCGGCCACCTGGCCAGCTACCATGCCCTCGCCCTGGTCGCCCTGGGCCTCGACGACCCCCAGGCCGCAGCCGAGCACTACCGCGCCGCCCTCGGCGTCGATCCGAACGATCTCGTCAGCCTCTTCGGGCTGGGGGGGCTGCTCTACTCGGAGGAGCGCTTCGAGGAGGCCTACCCCCCGCTCAAGCGCGCCGCCGAACTCTCGCGCGACGAGAGCGACCACGCCGACTACCTGGCCATGGCGCGCCGCTGCGCCGAGCGGCTCGCCGAGGCCTGCGCCGCTCGCGGCGCGCACGACGAGGCGGTTCGCTACCGGCAGGAGGCCGTCCTGCTCGATCCGCAGGACGCGAGTACCCACCGGGACCTGGCGCGGACCCTGCACGAGGCGGGGCGCAAGGCGGCGGCCATCGACGCCCTGACCGCCCTTCTCAAGGCCGATCCGAACGAGGCCGAGGCGACGTTCCTGCTCGGCGAGATCCACCGCGAGGGCGGCGATCTCGTCGGGGCCGAGCACCTCTACGAGGGGGTGGTGCGGACCGCGCCGCTGCACGTCGGCGCCCGCCTGGCCCTGGCCGAGCTCGCCGCCCAGGCCCGCGACTACGACCGCGCCTGGGAGCACCTCCAGGTGGCGCACCGCTTCGAGCCCCGCGACGAGCGGGTCCAGGCCCTGCACCGCAAGCTCACCGGCGCCTTCGCCGAGCGCCACCAGGGGGACGGCGACTTCGCGGGGGCCATCCGATGGTGGCAGCGCGCCTTCGAGGAGGACCCCCACGACACCCAGCTCCTGCGCAAGATCGCCCGCGCCCAGGTCTCCATCGCCCACCTGTCGGCCGCGGCCGAGACCTACGGCAAGATCCTGGAGGCCGACCCCAAGGACCTCGAGATCGCCCACATCCTCGCGGACATCCACCGGCAGCGCGGCGATCTGCGCTCGGCGGAGGGGGCCCTGCTGCGCATCGTCGCGCTCGACCCGCGCCACCTGCCCAGCCTGCGCGCCCTCATGCTGCTCGCCAAGGAGCGGCAGAACCCGCCCGAGGCCCTCAAGCGCGCCTACGACCTGCTGGACGTGGAGCCCCTGAACACCGAGGCCCTGATGCTGCTCGCGTGGAGCCACGAGCAGATGCTGGAGCGCCGGGCGGCCCTCGAGGCGGCCCGCGAGATCGTCGCAATCGACCCCCAGCACGCGGAGGCCTACCACCTCATGGGGCGCCTCGCGCGGGACCTGGGCGACGTGGATCTCGCCAAGAAGGCCCTGACCTCGGCCATCTACCACCAGCCGCGCGCCCCCTACTACCACACCATGGGTACCATCTACCAGGCGCTCGGCCAGACCGACGAGGCGCTCGCCGCCTTCGGCCAGGCGCTGGTACTCGATCCCGAGTGCGCCGACGCGCACGCGGATCTGGGCCTGGGCCTGATGCGCAAGGCCCAGCCCGACAAGGCGAAACCCCACCTCCAGCGCGCCTTCGCGCTGACGCCGCAGGATACCGAGCGGTCGTTGGCCCTCCAGTGCGCGCTCGACCTGATTGGATGAACAAGGAGACCCCCTCATGTCCCACCCCAAACTCGGCGTCAACATCGACCACGTGGCCACCCTCAGGCAGGCCCGCCGCACCGTCGAACCCGACCCGGTGGCCGCCGCCGTGCTGTGCGAGCTCGCCGGCGCCGACTCGATCACGGTCCACCTGCGCGAGGATCGCCGCCACATCCAGGACCGGGACGTGCTGGTGCTCAAGCAGTCGCTGCGCACCACGATGAACCTCGAGATCGCAGCCACCGACGAGATGGTCGCGATCGCCTGCGAGGTGAGGCCCGCGCAGGTCTGCCTGGTGCCCGAGAAGCGCCAGGAGGTCACCACCGAGGGCGGCCTCGACGTGATCCGCAACCGCGCCGGCGTCGAGAAGGCGGTGCGCGCGCTGCAGGAGGCGGGCATCGTGGTGTCGCTGTTCATCGACCCGGACCCCGCGCAGGTCCGCGAGAGCCGCGCGATCGGAGCGGATGCGATCGAGCTGCACACCGGCGCCTACGCCGAGGCCTGGCCCCACGCGCAAACCGAGCTCGTTCGCATCCAGGAAGCCGCCAAGGAGACCCTGGCCCAGGGCCTTCGCCTTCACGCCGGCCACGGCCTGACCTACTGGAACGTTCGGCCCATCGCCGAGATCCCCGGCATGGCCGAGCTGAACATCGGTCACTCCGTCATGGCGCGCGCCGTGCTGGTCGGCATGGAGCGAGCCGTCCGAGAGATGAGAGAAGCCATCAAGGGGGCGTGACCCGGAACCATTTGCGCGCGGCCGGAGTCATGGAGCATGAGCGCCCCTGCGCGGGGCGCGAGCATCCGTCCATTGTGAGGGAGAGATGGGAAACAACTTCAAGACCTTCATCCTGATGGCGGCCCTGACCGCCCTGGTCCTCGGGGCCGGGATGGTGCTCGGCGGGCGCAACGGCCTGATGATCGGGCTGGTCCTCACCATCGCGATGAACTTCGCGAGCTACTGGTTCTCCGACAAGATCGCGCTGGCCATGAGCGGCGCCCAGGAGACCACCCCCCAGCAGTCCCCCGAGCTGTTCCGCGTGATCCAGCACCTGACCCAGCGCGCGGGGCTGCCCATGCCGCGGGTCTACATCACCCCGGACTGGACGCCCAACGCCTTCGCCACCGGGCGAAACCCCGAGCATGCCGCCGTCGCCGTGACCCAGGGCATCCTCCAGGTGCTCGATCGCGACGAGCTCGAGGGCGTGCTCGCCCACGAGCTCGCCCACGTCAAGAACCGGGACATCCTGATCTCGTCGGTGGCCGCCATGCTCGCCGGCGCCCTGACCCAGCTCGCCCACGTCTTCCAGTGGGGCCTGATGTTCGGCGGCAACCGCGACAACGAGGAGGGCCCGGGCCTCGGCGCCCAGCTCGCCATGATGGTGGTCGCCCCCATCGCGGCGAGCCTGGTCCAGATGGCCGTCTCGCGCTCGCGCGAGTTCGAGGCCGACCGGATCGGCGCCCAGATCTGCGGGCGGCCCATGGCGCTGGCCAATGCCCTTCTCAAGCTCGAGCGCGGCGTCGAGCAGCACCCCATGGCCAACGCCAACCCCGCCACCGCCCACATGTACATCGTCAACCCGTTCGCGGGGATGGGCAGCGCCCTCTTCAACCTGTTCAGCACCCACCCGAGCACCGAGGAGCGCGTCGCGCGCCTGCGCGCCCAGGCGACCGGCGTCTCCTACTGATCGGCGCCATTCCGCCAGCCCCCGCCAGCCCCCGCCCCGGCGGGGGCTGGTCCACATTGCCGTACACGCTTGTCAGTCATGCCATTGATGAAACTTGATTAACTTGCATTACAATGATCTCCTCTGATTGATCGCTGGAGGAGGGAAGGCATGTCGCTCGAAGACCAGGTCGCACGCTTCATCGAGAACCTCGCTGGGGGATCCGGCCTGCCCCTTCGCATCCAGCTCTGGAACGGGCGGCTGATCGCGCTTGCGCCCGATCCTCCCATCACCATCACCCTGCCGCGAGCCGAGGCCGCGCGGTACCTTCTGGCCCCCTCTCTGGCCCGGCTCGGCGAAGCGTACGTCGAGGGCCATCTCCAGGTGACGGGATCCGTCTGGGAGATCCTCAGGCTCGCAGAGACGCTCAGCCGCCAGGCCGAAGGCATGTCCCGGCGAAAGCCGTGGCGCCCCTTCGTCCACTCTCGCAAGCGCGACGCCGAGGCAATCCAGTACCACTACGACGTCTCCAACGACTTCTACCGGCTCTGGCTCGACCGCAACATGGTCTACTCCTGCGGCTACTTCGAGGGCGGGACCGAGGACATCCACCAGGCCCAGGAGCAGAAGCTCGACCACATCTGTCGCAAGCTCCTCTTGCAGCCCGGCGAGCGCTTCCTGGACATCGGGTGCGGCTGGGGAAGCCTGCTTCGCTGGGCGGCCAAGCACTACGGGGTGGAGGCCACGGGCATCACCCTCAGCCGCAACCAGTTCGACTACGCCAGCGCCCTGATCAAGGAAGAGGGACTCGAGGATCGCTGCAGGGTCCTGCTGTGCGATTACCGGGACCTCGCGGGCGAGGGCGACTACGACAAGATCGCCAGCGTGGGCATGTTCGAGCACGTCGGGGAGAAGAACCTCCCGCTGTACTTCGGCGTCGCCCACCGCCTGCTCAGGGACGGGGGACTGATGCTCAACCACGGCATCGCCACCTCCGAAGCCAATCCCTCGGCCCACGACGTGGGCGCGGGCGAGTTCATCGAGCGCTACGTCTTCCCCTACGGCGAGACCCCGGCCCTGAGCACGGTCATTCGCGACATGGGGGCGCAGGGGCTGGAGATCTTGGACGTCGAGGGCCTTCGCCCCCACTACGCCCAGACCCTCATGCACTGGGTCTCGCGCCTCGAGGCGAACCGGGAGGCGGCCATCGACCTGGTGGGCGGCAAGCGATACCGGATCTGGCAGATCTACATGGCAGGCTGCGCCCACGCCTTCGAGCACGGCTGGGTCTCGGTCTACCAGCTGCTGGTCAGCAAGCAAAAAGCGGGGATCCCCGCGCTGCCGTGGAGCCGCGCGCACCTCTACACCCCCCGGGATCGCGTCGCGCACGCCCGCCTCCACCGCCCGGAGATCGCGCTCTCGCCCTCGCCCTGAGGGCGTTCGGCCGGGAGGCTCCTTTCCCAATAAATCTCCCTCAAATCTGTGTTAAATGCAGCAAATCAAGCGCGCGAGCGGGGATGATAAAGGCAGCCCCCTCGAAGGGACTGACGGGAAAGGAGCCTCCGCCCATGACCGGAGACTTGATCGGCGCGCTCAACCAGGGTCGCCAGCACATCGGCGAGTTGCTGGTCAACCTCAAGAAGATCGACCGCAACCAGCTCGACGCGGCGCTTGGCGAGCAGGCCAGGCTCAACGCGCAGCTCGGCGAGGTGCTGGTCGCCCAGGGCCACATCAGCCAGCAGGACCTGGACCACGCCCTGGCGATCCAGAACAACCGCGACCCGCAGGCCCCGATGCTCGCCCGCAAGAAGCTGGGCGACCTGTTGCTCGACACCGGCAAGCTGACCACCGCCCAGCTCCAGGCGGCCCTCGAGACCCAGAACCTCACGCAGCAGAAGATCGGCGAGGTCCTGCTCGAGATGGGCTTCGTCACCCAGCGCGACATCGACAGCGCCCTTCGGGTGCAGGACAGCCTGGCCTTCTCCTCGCGCCAGCGCATCCTCGATCGCCTCGAGTCCCGCAACGCGGCCGAGGCCGCCGCTTCAAGGCAGCGCGCGCCGCTCGCCGCCGAGCTCGAGCGGAGCTTCCCCAACCGCGGCCGCTTCCTGGACGCCGCCGCGCAGTCGGCCTTCGCCTCGGCCTTCGGGCGCGCCATGACCCCCCAGGAGCTCA
This portion of the Pantanalinema sp. genome encodes:
- the htpX gene encoding zinc metalloprotease HtpX, which translates into the protein MGNNFKTFILMAALTALVLGAGMVLGGRNGLMIGLVLTIAMNFASYWFSDKIALAMSGAQETTPQQSPELFRVIQHLTQRAGLPMPRVYITPDWTPNAFATGRNPEHAAVAVTQGILQVLDRDELEGVLAHELAHVKNRDILISSVAAMLAGALTQLAHVFQWGLMFGGNRDNEEGPGLGAQLAMMVVAPIAASLVQMAVSRSREFEADRIGAQICGRPMALANALLKLERGVEQHPMANANPATAHMYIVNPFAGMGSALFNLFSTHPSTEERVARLRAQATGVSY
- a CDS encoding pyridoxine 5'-phosphate synthase is translated as MSHPKLGVNIDHVATLRQARRTVEPDPVAAAVLCELAGADSITVHLREDRRHIQDRDVLVLKQSLRTTMNLEIAATDEMVAIACEVRPAQVCLVPEKRQEVTTEGGLDVIRNRAGVEKAVRALQEAGIVVSLFIDPDPAQVRESRAIGADAIELHTGAYAEAWPHAQTELVRIQEAAKETLAQGLRLHAGHGLTYWNVRPIAEIPGMAELNIGHSVMARAVLVGMERAVREMREAIKGA
- a CDS encoding cyclopropane-fatty-acyl-phospholipid synthase family protein, which gives rise to MSLEDQVARFIENLAGGSGLPLRIQLWNGRLIALAPDPPITITLPRAEAARYLLAPSLARLGEAYVEGHLQVTGSVWEILRLAETLSRQAEGMSRRKPWRPFVHSRKRDAEAIQYHYDVSNDFYRLWLDRNMVYSCGYFEGGTEDIHQAQEQKLDHICRKLLLQPGERFLDIGCGWGSLLRWAAKHYGVEATGITLSRNQFDYASALIKEEGLEDRCRVLLCDYRDLAGEGDYDKIASVGMFEHVGEKNLPLYFGVAHRLLRDGGLMLNHGIATSEANPSAHDVGAGEFIERYVFPYGETPALSTVIRDMGAQGLEILDVEGLRPHYAQTLMHWVSRLEANREAAIDLVGGKRYRIWQIYMAGCAHAFEHGWVSVYQLLVSKQKAGIPALPWSRAHLYTPRDRVAHARLHRPEIALSPSP